In Anopheles gambiae chromosome 2, idAnoGambNW_F1_1, whole genome shotgun sequence, a single window of DNA contains:
- the LOC5667046 gene encoding uncharacterized protein LOC5667046 produces the protein MVIQRVWRSAAASSSLSAPQPPPPPPPPSSSSSSSATTVATSASGSAGTAVVVATVATSASEATSTNNSGGGSTTTTTTNAAEPDAGCAVQTGMRQKLRNALSGEATLEALKQRYGTGRSFVSQTANDAAIKSLELLRANVQCYFDKEVDAIVKKFHQTYFVPAIRNIKENLGDGAISDEALKSVFCSLLENTKAQYGSQLSSPAGNSLSRANTPGMELSDSDSSTDNAPAAGAATSLLHQALKRKLPEPNQPDLFKRQYFLHGPIFPHVPYQSLPTTVQSQVGGSNLSAAASTRPVCALPTTVITPESLFILDFKAARVLGIADFRDRLANRHPEVLRYCPDTQDRDWLLQQRQVTPLNKNGRFFLLALDDVKKLIERNAFEHTASSGRSGELQGFKVTEMIYAKIQKLLRELTERQRATDGFESPKVLPVVASTGRPRISSLSSSHATLTALLSTPHAHTAAAAAAASESVSSSSSAMAALESGGELKRS, from the exons ATGGTAATACAGCGTGTTTGGCGTAGCGCTGCTGCTTCCTCATCGCTCAgtgcaccacaaccaccaccacctcctcctccgccatcatcatcatcctcctcgTCCGCCACCACGGTGGCCACTTCCGCTTCCGGCTCGGCGGGAACGGCGGTGGTAGTAGCAACAGTTGCAACAAGTGCCTCAGAagcaacatcaacaaacaacagcGGTGGTGGcagcacgacgacgacaacaacaaacgctGCCGAACCGGACGCAGGCTGTGCTGTGCAAACTGGGATGCGGCAG AAACTGAGAAATGCTCTTTCCGGCGAGGCAACGCTGGAAGCGCTCAAGCAGCGTTACGGCACGGGCCGCTCGTTCGTGAGCCAGACGGCGAACGATGCGGCGATCAAATCGCTCGAGCTGCTGCGGGCCAACGTCCAGTGCTACTTCGACAAGGAGGTGGACGCGATAGTGAAAAAGTTTCACCAGACGTACTTCGTGCCGGCGATACGCAACATTAAGGAAAACCTGGGCGACGGGGCCATCTCGGACGAGGCGCTCAAGAGCGTGTTTTGCTCGCTGCTGGAAAACACGAAGGCCCAGTATGGCAGCCAGCTGTCCTCGCCGGCGGGCAATTCGCTGTCCCGCGCCAACACGCCCGGCATGGAGCTGAGCGATTCCGACTCCAGCACGGACAATGCGCCGGCAGCGGGTGCCGCCACCAGCCTGCTGCATCAGGCGCTAAAGCGCAAGCTGCCCGAACCGAACCAACCGGACCTGTTCAAGCGGCAGTACTTCCTGCACGGGCCGATCTTCCCGCACGTCCCATATCAAAGCCTGCCGACGACGGTGCAGTCACAGGTGGGCGGTTCGAATCTGTCTGCTGCGGCTAGCACGCGCCCCGTCTGTGCGCTGCCCACTACCGTCATCACGCCCGAGAGCCTGTTCATACTGGATTTTAAGGCGGCCCGCGTGCTGGGCATTGCCGACTTCCGGGACCGGCTGGCCAACAGGCATCCCGAGGTGCTGCGCTACTGTCCCGACACGCAGGACCGCGActggctgctgcagcagcggcaggTGACACCGTTGAACAAAAATGGGCGCTTCTTCCTGCTGGCGCTGGACGACGTGAAGAAGCTGATCGAGCGGAACGCGTTCGAGCACACGGCCAGCAGTGGGCGCTCCGGGGAACTGCAGGGCTTTAAGGTGACGGAGATGATTTACGCCAAAATACAGAAGCTGCTCCGGGAGCTCACCGAACGGCAGCGGGCAACGGATGGTTTCGAATCGCCGAAGGTGCTGCCGGTGGTCGCTTCCACCGGTCGGCCCCGGATATCCTCACTCAGTTCCTCGCACGCAACGCTGACGGCACTGCTGTCCACGCCCCACGCGCAcacggcagcggcggcggcggcggccagtGAGTCCGTTAGCAGCTCCTCGTCGGCGATGGCCGCGCTTGAGAGTGGGGGCGAGCTGAAGCGTAGCTAA
- the LOC4576181 gene encoding snurportin-1, whose translation MSDTEEPASRFIDQYKNQGRTDAILQAERRQRLLEKQKRSRDLELDAGRPGLLEELAAEPEPPSGDDSMECQSAPTRAKKRVRIITSKLFANKVQLSEWMHERPDDLDSWLVRPCPVGQRCLLVFRQRIAIAFSKRGRSIASVRTKLNLRDAIVLDCILAKDRTFYILDALVLAQVELVSCECQFRFAWIESKYHENGLAELLDKKTANGKEGFRLGLLPSYDLADPTAMERCWSHYPAFPDDSPRLDGYLFYHKQSQYVYGKTPLVVWLFAFMLQDVLQLPPGVVNGRHLADKPVRYTGNYAAYIEEFDRMQANRRRKPRNKGEKPQQMDTTGELGGQDGVTPDATLWEAMEAAPLDSDDDDLCPTREEDAMRALEME comes from the coding sequence ATGTCCGACACTGAGGAACCGGCCTCCCGCTTCATTGACCAGTACAAAAACCAGGGCCGAACGGATGCCATCCTACAGGCGGAACGGAGACAGCGGCTGCTCGAAAAGCAGAAGCGTTCCCGCGACCTGGAGCTGGATGCCGGTCGGCCCGGTTTACTCGAAGAGCTCGCCGCGGAACCGGAACCACCATCCGGCGACGATTCGATGGAATGCCAATCGGCCCCGACACGCGCCAAGAAACGGGTGCGCATCATCACCTCCAAACTGTTCGCCAACAAGGTGCAGCTGTCCGAGTGGATGCACGAACGGCCGGACGATCTCGACAGCTGGCTAGTTCGGCCGTGCCCGGTAGGGCAGCGCTGCCTGCTAGTCTTCCGGCAGCGGATCGCGATCGCGTTCAGCAAGCGCGGCCGCTCGATTGCGTCCGTCCGCACCAAGCTGAACCTGCGCGATGCGATCGTGCTCGACTGCATCCTTGCCAAGGATCGCACCTTTTACATACTTGACGCACTGGTGCTGGCCCAGGTAGAGCTGGTCAGCTGCGAGTGTCAGTTCCGGTTCGCCTGGATCGAGTCGAAGTACCACGAGAACGGGCTCGCGGAACTGCTCGACAAGAAGACGGCGAACGGGAAGGAAGGGTTCCGGTTAGGCTTACTCCCATCGTACGATCTGGCCGATCCGACGGCGATGGAGCGGTGCTGGTCACACTATCCCGCCTTCCCGGACGATAGTCCCCGGCTCGACGGCTACCTGTTCTACCACAAACAGTCCCAGTACGTGTACGGCAAGACACCGCTCGTTGTGTGGCTGTTTGCGTTCATGCTGCAGGATGTACTGCAGCTACCTCCGGGCGTGGTAAACGGACGGCACCTGGCGGACAAACCGGTCCGTTACACCGGAAACTATGCGGCGTACATTGAAGAGTTCGATCGGATGCAGGCTAACCGGAGGCGAAAGCCGCGCAACAAGGGGGAGAAACCACAGCAGATGGACACGACGGGCGAATTGGGGGGCCAGGATGGTGTGACGCCGGACGCAACGCTGTGGGAGGCGATGGAAGCGGCACCGCTCGATTCGGATGATGACGACTTGTGCCCCACCCGGGAGGAGGATGCAATGCGAGCACTCGAAATGGAGTAG